One window of Alkaliphilus metalliredigens QYMF genomic DNA carries:
- a CDS encoding phage structural protein: protein MVTTYDMNGVNVIVGGRFITGFADGTAITSEANEDKFSVQVGVKGEVTFSETNDPTGAIGIILKQTSPSVPYLDGLANRKGENAIVSAQIVDLTANGVNAGGNRCRVTRTSKKEFSNSESKREYRIYVADYSAR, encoded by the coding sequence ATGGTAACAACTTATGATATGAATGGTGTTAATGTAATTGTTGGCGGTAGGTTCATCACGGGTTTTGCAGATGGTACTGCAATAACATCAGAGGCAAATGAAGATAAATTTTCTGTCCAAGTTGGGGTGAAGGGAGAAGTAACCTTCTCTGAAACAAACGATCCTACGGGTGCGATTGGAATTATTTTAAAGCAAACATCTCCATCAGTGCCATATCTCGATGGCTTGGCAAACAGAAAAGGTGAAAATGCTATTGTATCAGCTCAAATTGTAGACTTAACTGCAAATGGAGTGAATGCAGGTGGGAACCGATGTAGAGTGACAAGGACAAGCAAGAAAGAATTTTCTAATTCAGAGTCAAAACGAGAATATAGGATTTACGTAGCGGATTATTCTGCAAGATAG
- a CDS encoding phage tail tape measure protein yields MSLRSLIFDVAFNGNASAVVQMDDATNELRETAMGATENIEGMDSATDELGRTTMGAGKVIEENWKKITLAAGATGLAIEKMARQQAELTTATRGLAVTTDMTEKEIRTMVGSLTDHTFATEDALAGMDRLQQSGYNTQSQFESLLPVFDTFADATGKDMVSGIDFFDRTLSALDIPLTEAEEHLDTMTWLITQTTVGMGEMGQLMRREAPTLRAMGLNVDEIAIAMAGLEAEGIRGPRAVSGFQNALKDAEGDIERFWKELGVSQEVLENQSERLLEAEGLTQALADANNSGDTAMQKLTSAAEQLAYQYGPLIELSSSLVPLLLAAGPAAKIASAAFAVLATPVGAVGGAVAVLGVGVWQLWRNWDAVTERSGDAMDWLLDKSDNVVNGTIDKFAELGSRASAYVNDMASDIIDSIMSYPPLQAVNEVWDETLAYLNGIDLREVGSDIVQGLINGITSMGSDAAQAARDVASGIGNSVKSFFGINSDSKLMIEYGGNIVGGLETGIDSSIPNTTKSMERMTDRALSGAVTNNSKMTFSPNVKIEVGNGTNARQAANELEREFNSLMDRYAKKLSLRNPALTEA; encoded by the coding sequence ATGAGTCTCAGGAGTTTAATTTTTGATGTTGCATTCAACGGGAATGCGAGCGCTGTTGTACAGATGGATGATGCTACCAATGAGTTAAGAGAAACTGCCATGGGAGCAACCGAAAACATCGAAGGCATGGATTCAGCAACTGATGAACTAGGAAGAACTACAATGGGTGCAGGGAAGGTAATAGAAGAGAATTGGAAGAAGATTACTTTGGCAGCAGGAGCTACAGGATTAGCTATTGAAAAAATGGCCAGACAACAAGCTGAATTGACTACTGCTACTAGAGGATTAGCTGTCACAACAGATATGACAGAAAAGGAAATAAGAACAATGGTTGGTTCACTAACTGATCATACTTTTGCAACTGAGGATGCTCTAGCTGGAATGGACAGGCTTCAACAGTCTGGTTATAACACGCAAAGCCAATTCGAAAGTTTATTGCCTGTGTTTGATACATTTGCAGACGCGACGGGAAAGGATATGGTTTCTGGTATAGACTTCTTTGATCGTACGCTGTCAGCTTTGGATATACCACTGACTGAAGCAGAAGAACATCTTGATACAATGACTTGGCTTATTACTCAAACTACCGTAGGGATGGGCGAGATGGGACAATTAATGAGAAGGGAAGCTCCGACGTTAAGAGCCATGGGATTAAATGTAGATGAAATAGCAATTGCTATGGCAGGATTAGAGGCAGAAGGCATCAGGGGTCCTAGAGCGGTATCTGGATTTCAAAATGCTTTAAAAGATGCCGAAGGCGATATAGAGAGGTTTTGGAAAGAACTAGGCGTGTCACAAGAAGTATTAGAGAATCAAAGTGAAAGACTGTTAGAGGCTGAGGGATTGACGCAAGCTTTAGCAGACGCCAATAACTCTGGTGATACAGCTATGCAAAAATTAACCAGTGCAGCAGAACAATTGGCCTATCAATACGGACCATTGATTGAGCTATCAAGTAGTTTGGTACCCTTATTGCTAGCAGCGGGACCAGCAGCAAAAATAGCTAGTGCAGCATTTGCGGTTTTAGCGACTCCGGTAGGAGCTGTAGGCGGCGCAGTAGCAGTTTTGGGCGTTGGTGTATGGCAACTATGGAGGAACTGGGATGCAGTTACTGAAAGGTCTGGCGATGCCATGGATTGGTTATTAGATAAATCGGATAATGTAGTGAATGGTACAATTGATAAATTTGCTGAACTTGGAAGTAGAGCGAGCGCCTATGTAAATGATATGGCAAGCGACATCATAGATTCTATAATGAGCTATCCACCATTACAAGCTGTAAATGAGGTATGGGATGAGACCCTAGCATATTTGAATGGGATTGATCTTCGTGAAGTAGGATCTGACATTGTACAGGGCTTAATCAATGGTATAACAAGTATGGGTTCGGATGCAGCACAAGCAGCCAGGGATGTAGCGAGTGGTATAGGCAATTCAGTAAAGAGCTTCTTCGGTATTAATTCAGACTCAAAGCTCATGATCGAATATGGAGGGAATATAGTAGGGGGATTAGAAACAGGAATCGATTCCTCTATTCCAAACACAACAAAGTCTATGGAACGCATGACAGACAGAGCATTGAGTGGAGCAGTAACAAACAACTCTAAAATGACATTTAGCCCTAATGTCAAGATAGAAGTGGGAAATGGTACAAATGCTAGGCAAGCAGCAAATGAATTAGAAAGAGAATTTAATTCTCTTATGGATAGATATGCTAAGAAATTAAGCCTGAGGAATCCTGCATTAACAGAGGCATAG
- a CDS encoding phage baseplate protein, with product MARVKLGEVEFSTVGNESPEFSNEITDRPVEDIGTVSDHINNKPTILAIDGYVTGIHAGQKISVLRRYFKTKELLKYVGRNIFDNMSIEIFRTDHNNRVANGFSFTMLLKEIKVAKSQTIQIPLADPVSPKPPAVAVAAVKTQTKEVTNKGTQSVRGQSADTQRYQALYDKYEAEKRSVEAAAKIQASFDRGFRSL from the coding sequence ATGGCTAGAGTAAAGCTTGGCGAAGTAGAATTTTCAACGGTAGGAAATGAAAGTCCTGAATTCAGTAATGAAATCACAGATAGACCTGTAGAGGATATTGGCACTGTATCTGATCATATCAATAATAAGCCTACAATTCTGGCCATAGATGGGTATGTTACTGGAATACATGCAGGACAAAAAATAAGCGTATTGAGAAGATATTTTAAGACCAAAGAATTATTAAAGTATGTAGGTAGAAATATTTTTGACAACATGTCTATTGAAATATTTAGAACGGATCACAATAATAGGGTCGCTAATGGGTTTAGCTTTACCATGCTATTAAAGGAGATAAAGGTTGCAAAGAGTCAAACGATACAGATACCATTAGCTGATCCTGTAAGTCCTAAACCTCCTGCTGTAGCAGTTGCAGCGGTCAAAACACAGACTAAAGAAGTAACTAACAAAGGGACACAGTCGGTCAGAGGACAATCCGCGGACACACAAAGATACCAAGCTCTGTATGATAAATATGAAGCAGAAAAAAGAAGTGTCGAAGCAGCGGCAAAAATACAAGCTAGCTTTGATAGGGGGTTTAGGTCATTATGA
- a CDS encoding phage baseplate plug family protein, translating to MIDYISIEKNLIPYQFDIQLGGITFTSEINYNGEYDYFTIDLYKGEEVVLLGEKIVYGKPLFTTFLHLPIPPVLIVPLDLADEETRVTYENLNVKVFLYIIGDEPDAIQ from the coding sequence ATGATAGATTACATTTCAATAGAAAAAAACTTAATCCCTTATCAATTTGATATCCAGCTAGGTGGGATTACCTTCACGTCAGAAATTAATTACAATGGAGAGTATGATTATTTTACTATCGACCTTTATAAAGGAGAAGAAGTTGTTTTATTGGGAGAAAAGATAGTATATGGAAAACCTTTGTTTACAACATTTCTGCATCTACCCATACCGCCTGTACTGATAGTGCCTCTTGATTTAGCAGATGAAGAGACTAGGGTGACTTACGAGAACCTTAACGTAAAAGTATTTCTATACATTATAGGAGATGAACCTGATGCTATTCAATAG
- a CDS encoding phage protein has product MLFNRKVELIIGNKSYLSDNIDIDFSVPFDSDPEPNICDVSIYNLSMDSINRIGKSTEVILNAGYGEDIGAILVGTVADYEQRNIGTDLEFKMMIAPGIDRWMSKTFSKSYKEGMKASTILRDALSSFGLEIGELRLANDITYSKGKVVSGMLKNTIKNIATEAGSKLYIKNNIAFVRPPNAGTATGFLLSSKTGMVGSPEPIIIDDKKGYKVNMLLNNKMNTDSLVQIESRIVTGNFRVVKGQHLGDFITEVEVLPI; this is encoded by the coding sequence ATGCTATTCAATAGAAAAGTTGAATTGATAATAGGAAATAAATCATATTTGAGCGATAACATTGATATTGATTTCAGTGTGCCATTTGACAGTGATCCAGAACCAAATATATGTGATGTGTCAATATACAATTTGAGTATGGATAGCATTAATAGAATCGGAAAGAGTACTGAAGTAATACTGAATGCAGGGTATGGAGAGGATATAGGGGCTATATTAGTAGGAACAGTTGCTGATTATGAGCAGAGAAATATTGGTACTGACTTAGAATTCAAAATGATGATTGCACCAGGCATTGATAGGTGGATGAGTAAAACTTTTAGCAAGTCCTACAAAGAGGGAATGAAAGCATCCACAATATTAAGGGATGCTTTAAGTAGTTTTGGTCTTGAAATTGGTGAACTGAGACTTGCAAATGATATTACTTACAGTAAAGGCAAGGTAGTAAGTGGAATGCTAAAGAACACAATTAAAAATATTGCCACTGAAGCTGGGAGTAAGCTTTACATTAAAAATAACATTGCATTCGTTAGGCCTCCCAATGCTGGGACTGCCACAGGCTTCTTGCTAAGTAGCAAGACTGGTATGGTTGGTTCTCCTGAGCCTATCATTATCGATGATAAAAAAGGATACAAAGTGAATATGCTATTGAATAATAAAATGAATACAGATAGTTTGGTCCAGATTGAATCTAGAATTGTGACAGGCAACTTTAGAGTAGTGAAAGGCCAGCATCTTGGGGATTTTATTACAGAGGTGGAGGTGTTGCCGATATGA
- a CDS encoding DUF2634 domain-containing protein, whose amino-acid sequence MMKTFKIVDDDIVFDGQNNIVMVEGKDEEIQSINRVFTTRLNEFFLEPEHGFDYSVLQTKQVDEEQIRLAVIEAANQDPRVQEVEELNIIVERKSRKVTIDFKVKMQSGELLEGQEVLDIA is encoded by the coding sequence ATGATGAAAACCTTTAAAATAGTTGATGACGATATTGTTTTTGATGGACAGAACAACATTGTAATGGTAGAAGGCAAAGATGAAGAAATTCAAAGTATAAATAGGGTTTTCACAACCAGGCTTAATGAATTTTTTTTAGAACCAGAGCATGGCTTTGACTATTCTGTTTTGCAGACAAAGCAAGTGGATGAAGAACAAATAAGGTTAGCGGTTATTGAAGCAGCTAATCAAGACCCAAGAGTCCAGGAGGTAGAAGAGTTAAACATTATAGTTGAAAGAAAAAGCAGAAAGGTCACGATTGACTTTAAAGTTAAAATGCAATCAGGGGAACTCTTAGAAGGTCAGGAGGTGTTAGATATTGCCTAG
- a CDS encoding baseplate J/gp47 family protein, giving the protein MPSFGLGAKGFKRKKYNDIIESMNTRARNLFGEDVNVSPRSPLGLFFRVISWSVAILWQLAEKVYFSGYVDTAEGNQLDYVGKYIGIERRLAQLSEGELTITGDASTIVPQGFVVETNDGIQFQTIEEATIDGAGEVTVPIQAIVAGIESNVPANTITEITNPTEGIDEVTNTAPTTNGRNPELDQEFKERYAISVSRGGASTLDSIRASLLELDGVRASLVVENNTMITDADDRPPKSIECYVLGGNSEDVGKSILDTKAAGIESFGEETVTVNDDSGNPHDIKFTYADVVDIYSNISITKNDKYPTNGDDLVRTELIKFIGGLDEDSNVYTGLGMGQDVVYTRLIKVIYRIDGIDDVDLEIGVDGINYSVNNIVIAQAEVAEIDYTKVVVTSA; this is encoded by the coding sequence TTGCCTAGTTTTGGATTAGGGGCTAAAGGATTTAAAAGAAAGAAATACAATGACATAATTGAAAGCATGAACACTAGAGCAAGAAACCTGTTCGGTGAAGATGTAAATGTTAGTCCCAGAAGTCCATTGGGGCTATTTTTTCGAGTAATTTCATGGAGTGTAGCTATATTATGGCAACTTGCTGAGAAGGTTTACTTTAGTGGTTATGTGGATACAGCAGAAGGGAATCAACTTGATTATGTAGGAAAGTATATTGGCATTGAGAGGAGATTGGCCCAACTGTCGGAAGGTGAACTTACGATTACCGGTGACGCAAGTACTATTGTGCCCCAGGGCTTTGTTGTGGAAACTAATGATGGTATACAGTTTCAAACTATAGAGGAAGCAACAATCGATGGAGCTGGTGAAGTAACAGTGCCTATACAAGCAATTGTAGCAGGTATAGAAAGCAATGTACCAGCTAATACGATTACAGAGATTACAAACCCTACAGAAGGCATCGATGAAGTAACTAATACTGCTCCTACAACAAATGGTAGAAACCCAGAATTAGATCAAGAGTTTAAGGAAAGATATGCTATATCTGTTAGTCGTGGTGGTGCCAGTACATTAGATAGTATTAGAGCTAGTTTACTTGAATTAGATGGAGTCAGAGCATCTCTAGTGGTAGAGAACAACACAATGATTACTGATGCTGATGATAGACCTCCTAAGAGTATAGAGTGCTATGTTTTGGGTGGTAATAGTGAAGATGTAGGTAAATCTATATTAGATACTAAAGCAGCTGGTATAGAAAGCTTTGGTGAAGAAACAGTAACCGTAAATGATGATTCAGGAAATCCACATGATATTAAATTTACTTATGCGGATGTAGTAGATATTTACAGTAACATTAGCATTACTAAAAATGATAAATATCCCACCAATGGGGACGATCTTGTTAGAACTGAATTGATAAAATTCATCGGCGGACTTGATGAAGATTCTAATGTTTACACAGGCTTGGGTATGGGTCAAGATGTTGTCTATACTAGGCTAATTAAAGTTATCTATCGTATAGATGGCATTGATGATGTAGACCTGGAAATAGGGGTAGATGGTATAAACTATAGTGTCAATAATATTGTCATAGCACAGGCAGAAGTAGCTGAAATTGATTACACCAAGGTGGTGGTTACTAGTGCTTAA